One Sediminicola sp. YIK13 DNA segment encodes these proteins:
- a CDS encoding NAD(P)H-dependent glycerol-3-phosphate dehydrogenase has product MGKNLQFAVLGGGSWATAIVKMLTENLDQVYWYMRNEDAINHIKTQKHNPNYLSSVEFNTDMLNLTSDINTAVKNADVLIFAIPSAFLKTELSQLTESLKDKIIFSAIKGIVPETGLIVGEHFHEKYDIPFENIGVITGPCHAEEVALERLSYLTIACADKHKAQLVAKNLSSEYIKTKISDDIIGTEYAAMLKNIYAIAAGIAHGLGYGDNFQSVLMSNAIREMKRFIKRVHHMKRNINNSAYLGDLLVTGYSVFSRNRMFGNMIGKGYTVKSAMMEMSMVAEGYYATKSAYILNEKHKKKSKTPILNAVYEVLYENKNAKTVFQKLTDKLD; this is encoded by the coding sequence ATGGGAAAAAATTTACAATTTGCTGTTTTAGGAGGTGGTAGCTGGGCTACTGCCATTGTAAAAATGTTGACCGAAAATTTAGATCAGGTCTATTGGTATATGCGCAACGAGGATGCCATTAACCACATCAAGACCCAGAAACACAATCCCAACTATTTGAGCTCTGTAGAGTTCAACACTGATATGCTAAACCTGACCAGTGACATTAATACTGCTGTAAAAAACGCAGATGTGTTGATCTTTGCCATCCCTTCCGCTTTTTTAAAAACTGAACTGTCGCAATTGACAGAATCATTAAAAGATAAAATTATCTTTTCGGCCATTAAAGGAATCGTCCCAGAAACAGGATTGATTGTTGGGGAGCATTTTCACGAAAAATATGACATTCCGTTCGAAAATATTGGGGTTATCACAGGACCTTGCCATGCTGAGGAGGTTGCCTTGGAACGCTTATCCTATCTAACAATCGCCTGTGCCGACAAACATAAAGCCCAATTGGTGGCCAAGAATTTGAGCAGTGAATATATAAAGACCAAAATCTCGGATGATATTATAGGTACCGAATATGCAGCAATGCTTAAGAATATCTATGCAATAGCGGCAGGTATTGCCCATGGCTTGGGATATGGTGATAATTTCCAAAGTGTCCTTATGAGCAATGCCATCCGAGAGATGAAACGCTTTATCAAACGGGTTCACCATATGAAGCGAAATATCAACAATTCGGCTTATTTGGGCGACCTATTGGTTACCGGTTATTCCGTATTTAGTCGCAACCGTATGTTCGGAAATATGATAGGCAAAGGGTATACCGTAAAAAGTGCCATGATGGAAATGAGTATGGTAGCAGAGGGGTATTATGCCACTAAAAGCGCCTACATCTTGAATGAAAAGCACAAAAAGAAATCAAAAACCCCTATTTTGAATGCGGTTTACGAGGTGCTTTATGAGAATAAAAATGCTAAAACAGTTTTCCAAAAACTCACGGATAAATTGGATTAA
- a CDS encoding antibiotic biosynthesis monooxygenase family protein: protein MHLDTPYYAVIFTSIRTDGDKGYAVMVEEMEELAKKQPGYLGFESARENIGISISYWKNLQAISDWKQQTEHLFAQKKGISDWYSWYKVRVCLVEREYDFTR from the coding sequence ATGCATCTTGACACCCCATATTATGCGGTAATTTTCACCTCTATAAGAACGGATGGAGACAAGGGATATGCAGTGATGGTGGAAGAAATGGAGGAATTGGCCAAAAAGCAACCTGGCTATTTAGGTTTCGAAAGTGCAAGGGAAAATATTGGGATCAGCATAAGCTATTGGAAAAACTTACAGGCTATTTCAGATTGGAAACAACAAACAGAACACCTATTTGCACAAAAAAAGGGCATTTCAGATTGGTACAGCTGGTATAAGGTCCGCGTGTGTTTGGTAGAGCGGGAGTACGACTTCACTAGGTAA
- a CDS encoding CvpA family protein, producing MSFLDIVLGLLLLFGLIKGLKNGLLIEIASLIALIAGLYGAIHFSYIVGDYLSKYFNWDENYMNLAAFIITFVIIILLVNLVGRLLTKIVDFAMLGLLNRIAGGIFGMLKVAVILGALLIFFHNSVFKFGIIKEETIEDSVLYEPIKEIGALVFSKVLRQEKVITDPDEHITI from the coding sequence ATGAGTTTTTTGGATATTGTTTTGGGCCTTTTACTCCTTTTTGGACTTATTAAAGGTTTAAAAAATGGACTTTTAATAGAAATAGCCTCCCTTATCGCCCTTATTGCCGGACTTTATGGCGCTATTCACTTCTCATATATAGTTGGTGACTACCTTTCCAAATATTTCAATTGGGATGAAAATTACATGAATCTAGCGGCATTTATCATCACCTTTGTCATTATCATACTCTTGGTAAACCTCGTGGGAAGGCTACTTACCAAAATAGTAGATTTTGCAATGCTTGGTCTATTAAATAGAATTGCCGGTGGTATTTTCGGTATGTTAAAAGTAGCCGTGATCTTAGGGGCATTATTAATATTTTTTCACAATTCCGTATTTAAGTTTGGTATAATCAAGGAAGAGACCATTGAAGACTCGGTTCTTTACGAGCCAATCAAAGAAATTGGGGCCCTTGTGTTTAGTAAAGTGCTTCGACAAGAAAAAGTAATTACAGATCCAGACGAACATATTACTATTTAA